One Roseimaritima multifibrata DNA window includes the following coding sequences:
- a CDS encoding DUF1559 family PulG-like putative transporter has protein sequence MKTKHRMAFTLVELLVVIAIIGVLVGLLLPAVQAAREAARRMQCSNNLKQLALAAHNYESTFQTFPDPAADSLYGYSAQAKLLPYIEQANLGDLIDYSRPLLTGAANAPDLNTGMEPLVGQALSVFVCPSDPGSVYYDDDSDVRWAGLNYMVNAGPGVGLSYCSRSDTDGMFWRGSNVRFADITDGTSNTILLAETLLGMRGDDTTSLVDHRTQIKRVSGGGPCAATAESLVVRSATRYEGRRAGQWIRNITYHTFINGFFPPNADVPDVSHHGEAVSGSRSQHPSGVNLALADGSVRLVAETIDLDTWRLLHNRHDGQVLSNFPN, from the coding sequence ATGAAAACGAAACATCGAATGGCCTTTACTTTGGTCGAACTATTGGTGGTTATCGCCATCATCGGCGTCTTGGTTGGCTTGCTATTGCCCGCAGTTCAGGCTGCTCGTGAGGCAGCCCGTCGCATGCAGTGTTCGAACAACCTGAAGCAGTTAGCCCTTGCGGCCCACAACTACGAATCGACATTTCAAACTTTCCCTGATCCGGCGGCCGATTCTCTTTACGGGTACTCCGCCCAAGCGAAACTGTTGCCTTATATCGAACAAGCCAATCTGGGCGATCTAATCGACTACAGTCGACCGCTATTGACCGGAGCAGCCAACGCACCAGACCTAAATACGGGGATGGAGCCCTTGGTGGGACAGGCTTTAAGCGTTTTTGTTTGTCCAAGCGATCCGGGAAGCGTTTACTACGACGACGACAGCGACGTTCGCTGGGCGGGTTTGAACTATATGGTCAACGCAGGGCCGGGGGTTGGACTGTCCTACTGCAGTCGATCGGACACCGATGGGATGTTCTGGCGCGGGTCGAATGTCAGGTTTGCGGACATCACGGACGGCACAAGTAACACGATCCTATTAGCAGAAACCCTATTGGGAATGCGTGGTGATGACACAACCAGCCTTGTCGACCACCGCACGCAGATCAAACGCGTTAGCGGAGGGGGGCCATGTGCTGCCACTGCCGAATCGCTGGTTGTCCGATCGGCGACACGATATGAAGGGCGGCGCGCGGGGCAATGGATTCGGAACATTACATACCACACATTTATTAACGGCTTCTTTCCGCCGAACGCCGATGTCCCAGATGTTTCGCATCATGGCGAGGCTGTATCTGGATCCCGAAGCCAACATCCAAGCGGTGTGAATCTCGCCCTGGCGGATGGCAGTGTACGGTTGGTTGCCGAAACGATTGACCTGGACACGTGGCGTCTCCTGCACAATCGCCACGATGGTCAGGTCCTAAGTAATTTTCCGAACTAG
- a CDS encoding serine/threonine-protein kinase: MSDSLPSESIKSVFMQAIEIDDFEERHRFVERACGSDETMLVAVRKLLSALDREDCNVLDEVVDCFAADKTQGMTQGASVRSGFWPESTDVRDLPQIDRYKICELIGEGGMGTVYVAQQDQPVRRKVALKVIRAGIATRVTLARFSAERQALAMMDHPNIAKIFDGGTTAAGQPYLVMELVQGLPLTKYVATHSLGTDELLRLFVKVCRAVQHAHQKGVIHRDLKPSNILVSEIDDEAVPKVIDFGLAKALDLPLTDSTIYTGFAQMMGTPMYMSPEQAEMGVIDIDTRSDVYSLGVLLYELVVGVPPFERKTFKTASFDEVRRIIRDVQPSLPSVAVSTLQSKKGSTISRRIGGDRSMPCETIRGELDWLIMKALEKDRRRRYESASELADDIQRFLSGEAVLACPPSRIYQLRKTFQRHRVAISAAALVLFSLIVISFVSIWQVIEVGRAKTAIELRERRVSDLLESNQLLSATSAYRTADFVQLAQLTGESLRQRESLPAGESSTLLRFLHSASYRLPRERVEFSSPVHEIAISPTESHAVCVFEDGNVTLISLDGSTTEPRRLGGHGKPVHAVAFSPDGTKVVSGSSSGVLKFWDVDQATCDREIKIVSTGIESLVWSPNGESIAAGARYSGVWVGDALGNEKFRFENDQRHESLLFSGDSRELFVPTREGIHVWDVASGECMRSIDTNPFSNIRAMCWAGSNRQWLVVGERYHDSLAVFDPESGARRGTFNVSVAYAKSLAASSDGMWVTAGYGDGRVQVIRLSGSQGGLVDGKVQAQWHPHNQDDSRLALDWFSGGSSRFVTAGSDGAVQLWDRDAVVPGRELASEVPLEAAYLLDNLPEPVSFPRNQAPVNFPQLAFSLDAANGLVAFGSAKQVAIVSLRTRQPLATLKSPLTIHKHLALSSDGSRLAAVGDGQVSVWKSNTRWASHQLVAKFATANDSNVVFADQNQTLICGNEEDTRLQEVNIESGQVKRWHAMTDPDVVAISNDQRLIAAGNDICLTVWDRESDAVLLDIRKLSSVWALRFLHDDRVLVSGHNDGRIMAWHVPTGHPLGILYHPRPGLRGPRSIQLSADGQRMILTYPSNNGYIPVLLGR; encoded by the coding sequence ATGTCTGATTCATTGCCAAGCGAATCGATCAAGTCTGTTTTCATGCAGGCGATCGAGATTGACGATTTTGAAGAACGACATAGGTTCGTTGAACGGGCGTGTGGATCCGACGAAACGATGCTGGTTGCGGTGCGGAAATTGTTGAGTGCGCTGGATCGTGAGGATTGTAATGTTTTAGATGAGGTTGTTGATTGCTTTGCGGCTGACAAAACACAGGGGATGACACAGGGGGCATCGGTCCGATCGGGATTTTGGCCGGAGTCGACTGACGTTCGCGATTTGCCCCAAATCGATCGTTACAAAATCTGTGAGCTGATTGGCGAAGGTGGCATGGGAACGGTGTACGTGGCCCAGCAGGATCAACCGGTTCGTCGCAAAGTTGCACTGAAGGTGATTCGAGCCGGAATCGCCACGAGAGTCACGCTGGCTCGGTTTTCCGCCGAGCGACAAGCGCTGGCGATGATGGACCATCCCAACATCGCAAAAATCTTTGATGGCGGCACGACGGCGGCTGGACAACCTTACCTCGTGATGGAATTGGTTCAGGGTTTACCTCTCACCAAATATGTCGCTACCCATTCATTGGGTACCGACGAGCTTCTTCGTTTATTCGTCAAGGTCTGTCGTGCAGTTCAGCATGCACATCAAAAAGGGGTGATTCATCGCGACCTAAAACCATCGAACATCTTGGTCTCTGAAATCGATGATGAAGCGGTTCCTAAGGTGATCGATTTCGGGTTAGCCAAGGCTCTCGATCTTCCACTCACTGACAGCACGATTTACACCGGATTCGCCCAGATGATGGGAACGCCGATGTACATGAGCCCTGAACAGGCGGAGATGGGGGTGATCGATATCGACACTCGCAGTGATGTCTATTCACTAGGGGTGCTGTTGTACGAGTTGGTCGTCGGCGTTCCGCCGTTTGAACGGAAGACGTTCAAGACGGCTAGCTTTGACGAAGTCCGACGAATCATTCGCGATGTCCAGCCATCACTCCCTAGTGTCGCAGTGAGTACATTGCAATCTAAGAAAGGCTCAACGATCTCTCGTCGGATAGGGGGCGATCGATCGATGCCGTGCGAAACGATTCGCGGCGAGCTCGATTGGTTAATCATGAAGGCGTTAGAAAAAGACCGTCGTCGTCGTTATGAGTCGGCATCCGAGTTGGCTGATGACATCCAACGGTTCTTGAGCGGCGAGGCAGTCTTGGCCTGTCCGCCATCGCGGATTTACCAACTTCGGAAAACCTTTCAGCGTCATCGTGTTGCGATTTCGGCGGCTGCGCTGGTGCTTTTTTCACTGATCGTGATTAGCTTCGTTTCGATTTGGCAAGTGATTGAAGTCGGCCGTGCTAAAACGGCCATTGAACTGAGAGAGCGGCGGGTCAGCGACCTGCTTGAGAGTAATCAATTGCTCTCTGCCACGTCGGCCTATCGAACCGCCGATTTTGTGCAACTGGCTCAACTCACCGGTGAATCGCTACGCCAACGCGAGTCATTGCCAGCTGGCGAGAGTTCAACGTTGTTGCGTTTTTTGCACTCGGCATCCTACCGGTTGCCACGCGAACGTGTTGAATTTTCTTCGCCGGTTCATGAGATCGCGATTTCGCCGACCGAGTCGCATGCCGTCTGTGTTTTTGAGGATGGCAACGTGACGCTGATAAGTTTAGATGGATCGACGACCGAGCCACGACGATTGGGTGGTCATGGAAAACCGGTGCACGCGGTCGCGTTTTCTCCTGATGGCACTAAGGTGGTCAGTGGATCTTCGTCGGGAGTCCTCAAGTTTTGGGATGTTGATCAAGCTACTTGCGATCGTGAAATAAAAATTGTTTCCACGGGAATTGAATCGCTCGTGTGGTCGCCGAACGGTGAATCGATTGCGGCGGGTGCACGCTACAGTGGTGTTTGGGTTGGCGACGCGCTTGGTAACGAAAAATTCCGCTTTGAAAATGATCAGAGGCATGAGTCCCTTCTGTTCTCGGGTGATAGTCGTGAGCTGTTTGTGCCGACGCGCGAAGGCATTCATGTATGGGATGTCGCCAGTGGAGAGTGCATGCGATCGATTGATACCAACCCATTTTCCAATATCCGTGCGATGTGTTGGGCGGGGTCAAATCGCCAATGGCTGGTTGTAGGCGAACGCTACCATGATTCGTTGGCGGTGTTTGATCCAGAGTCCGGAGCGCGGCGCGGAACCTTTAATGTTAGTGTCGCTTACGCAAAATCACTGGCCGCGTCATCCGATGGTATGTGGGTGACCGCCGGGTATGGAGACGGAAGGGTTCAGGTTATTCGATTGAGCGGTTCCCAAGGTGGGCTTGTCGACGGGAAGGTGCAGGCGCAGTGGCATCCTCACAATCAGGACGATTCACGCTTGGCGCTTGATTGGTTCTCTGGTGGATCGTCTCGATTTGTCACTGCAGGTAGCGACGGGGCTGTCCAATTGTGGGATCGCGATGCCGTGGTCCCTGGCCGTGAATTGGCATCGGAAGTGCCACTTGAAGCAGCATATCTATTGGACAATTTGCCTGAACCCGTATCGTTTCCGCGAAACCAAGCCCCGGTTAATTTTCCTCAGTTGGCATTTTCTCTCGACGCTGCGAATGGATTGGTCGCCTTTGGAAGTGCAAAGCAGGTAGCGATCGTTTCGCTGCGGACGAGGCAGCCACTGGCTACACTCAAGTCGCCGCTAACAATCCATAAACACTTGGCTCTTTCCAGTGACGGTAGTCGACTGGCCGCCGTTGGCGATGGGCAGGTGTCTGTATGGAAGTCGAATACTCGCTGGGCTAGTCACCAGTTGGTCGCGAAGTTTGCCACTGCAAACGATTCCAATGTGGTCTTCGCGGATCAGAACCAAACGTTAATCTGTGGAAATGAAGAGGATACTCGGCTGCAAGAGGTCAATATTGAATCGGGCCAGGTTAAACGCTGGCATGCGATGACCGATCCCGATGTTGTCGCGATCAGTAACGATCAACGTCTGATCGCCGCTGGAAACGACATCTGTCTGACAGTTTGGGATCGGGAGTCCGATGCGGTATTGTTGGATATCCGAAAGTTGTCCAGTGTCTGGGCGCTCCGCTTTCTTCATGATGACCGCGTCTTGGTCTCGGGGCACAACGATGGCCGGATTATGGCGTGGCACGTTCCAACCGGCCATCCGCTGGGGATCTTGTACCATCCACGTCCTGGATTGCGGGGGCCGCGAAGCATCCAGCTTTCTGCAGACGGACAGCGGATGATTCTGACTTACCCCAGCAATAACGGCTACATCCCCGTTCTCCTGGGGCGTTAA
- a CDS encoding ECF-type sigma factor, which yields MGEVTELLCKLRLGDAGASEGLLRSVYKELRSIAELQFADEYCERTLQPTALVNEAYLRLVSGGRLQKFDSRGHFFAAAAEAMRRILIDAARARGSQKRGGHYRRVELGELADESRHATDLLLDLDDGLQRLVAVDNDSANLVKLRVFAGLSITEAGELLGMSRSTAYKNWQFARTWFAVRWEK from the coding sequence ATGGGTGAAGTCACTGAATTGTTATGCAAGTTACGTTTGGGCGATGCGGGAGCATCGGAGGGTCTGCTGCGCTCGGTGTATAAGGAGTTGCGTTCGATCGCTGAACTCCAGTTTGCTGATGAATATTGTGAGCGGACGCTTCAACCAACTGCACTTGTGAACGAGGCCTATCTTCGATTGGTGTCGGGTGGTCGACTGCAGAAGTTCGACAGTCGAGGGCACTTCTTCGCGGCGGCTGCTGAAGCGATGCGGCGCATTTTGATTGACGCCGCTCGTGCCCGCGGTAGTCAAAAGCGTGGTGGACATTATCGGCGCGTCGAGTTAGGCGAATTGGCGGACGAGTCAAGACATGCAACCGATCTGCTGCTAGATCTGGACGATGGGCTTCAGCGATTGGTCGCGGTCGACAACGACTCGGCAAACCTGGTCAAACTTCGCGTCTTTGCGGGATTGTCGATCACTGAGGCTGGTGAATTGTTGGGGATGTCGCGCAGCACGGCTTACAAAAATTGGCAGTTTGCCCGGACTTGGTTCGCCGTTCGCTGGGAAAAATAA
- a CDS encoding purple acid phosphatase family protein encodes MTKAHSAAAARSRRFSPAAFAWTVCCITAFACVATSIAFAQQQDTEKRGAANAEAVILSRGPYLQLSTPTSISILWRTTEATKPVVRFGTHPDQLDQSVPLSSILIRSAPAAGTEPTEPLPTETVSDATPALHSAPAGTVQYEALLSDLQPATKYYYAVFDGSTTLASGAEFCFRTHPKPSTIEPVRIWVLGDSGTGDSRQAAVYKAMQDYVTKQDRPLDLFLHVGDMAYPSGTDAEFQRNFFDVYRSTLQSTVCWAAMGNHEGKTSKGLLGIGPYYDAYRCPTRGEAGGLASASEAYYSFDYANIHFICLDSHDLDRAPTGVMSQWLRADLEATKQDWIIAFWHHPPYTKGSHDSDKEGALIEMRELIMPVLEAGGVDLVLTGHSHIYERSMLIDGAYQTPTTATGVVLDDGDGDPQGDGAYRKSKGLHAHQGTVQVVAGHGGAKTSRQGTSPVMKRVIVENGSTILDVEGDTLTGVMVDRNGATSDLFSIVKRGSVTPKIVVMPRTLPPFTVAIDKAKRKKSDATPFPKNATQLINPHAKWDYLAGKHAAEDWTAIAVIPEESEGWKTGKPGFGYGDGDDVTELKKMKDSYTVVYARMEFELAPGDKEKIAELGLAIAYDDGFIAYINGEEVLRVGVKDGRGANAGDVKSHEADGYEYFPLPDATKLLVDDDNILSVEGHNVSLGSSDFTLDPYLLAVPKKLNAR; translated from the coding sequence ATGACAAAAGCTCATTCGGCTGCCGCAGCCAGATCACGACGTTTCTCACCCGCTGCTTTCGCCTGGACCGTTTGCTGCATCACTGCGTTCGCTTGCGTCGCCACGTCGATCGCCTTTGCTCAGCAACAAGATACTGAGAAACGGGGCGCTGCTAATGCCGAAGCCGTCATCCTTTCGCGTGGGCCATACCTACAACTCTCCACGCCGACATCGATTTCGATTTTGTGGCGGACCACTGAAGCGACGAAGCCAGTGGTACGGTTTGGAACGCATCCCGATCAACTCGACCAAAGCGTCCCCCTGTCTTCTATCTTAATCCGTAGTGCACCTGCAGCGGGGACGGAGCCAACGGAGCCGCTGCCTACCGAAACGGTTAGCGATGCGACTCCAGCGTTGCACTCGGCACCCGCGGGAACGGTTCAATATGAAGCCCTCCTTTCCGATCTGCAGCCGGCGACAAAATACTATTACGCCGTTTTCGATGGTTCGACAACACTGGCCAGTGGTGCTGAGTTCTGCTTCCGAACCCATCCTAAACCCAGCACCATCGAACCTGTACGTATTTGGGTGCTTGGTGATTCAGGAACTGGCGACTCCCGCCAAGCCGCCGTCTACAAAGCCATGCAGGACTACGTTACCAAGCAAGATCGTCCACTCGATTTGTTTCTACACGTCGGCGATATGGCATATCCCTCGGGAACCGACGCTGAATTCCAACGCAACTTTTTCGATGTCTATCGATCCACGTTACAGAGCACCGTGTGCTGGGCTGCGATGGGCAACCATGAGGGCAAAACATCCAAAGGGCTACTGGGGATTGGACCGTACTACGATGCGTACCGCTGCCCCACTCGCGGCGAAGCTGGCGGACTGGCTTCGGCCAGTGAAGCGTACTATTCGTTTGATTATGCCAACATTCACTTTATTTGTCTCGACTCCCATGATCTCGATCGCGCACCAACGGGCGTGATGTCGCAGTGGTTGCGAGCCGACCTGGAAGCCACCAAACAAGACTGGATTATCGCTTTTTGGCATCACCCTCCCTATACCAAAGGCTCGCACGACAGTGACAAGGAAGGGGCTCTGATTGAAATGCGCGAATTGATCATGCCGGTACTAGAAGCCGGCGGCGTCGACCTGGTGCTCACCGGACACTCGCACATTTACGAGCGATCGATGCTTATTGACGGTGCCTACCAAACACCCACGACGGCGACCGGAGTGGTTCTGGATGACGGCGACGGGGATCCTCAGGGGGACGGCGCGTACCGCAAGAGCAAAGGACTGCACGCTCACCAGGGAACCGTACAAGTTGTCGCGGGCCACGGAGGTGCAAAAACTTCGCGTCAGGGAACATCGCCGGTGATGAAACGTGTGATCGTGGAAAATGGTTCAACGATCCTGGATGTTGAAGGGGATACTTTGACCGGCGTGATGGTCGACCGCAATGGCGCAACGAGCGACCTGTTTAGCATCGTCAAACGAGGTTCGGTGACTCCGAAAATCGTAGTCATGCCACGCACACTTCCTCCCTTCACCGTGGCTATCGACAAAGCGAAACGAAAGAAATCGGACGCAACTCCGTTCCCTAAAAACGCGACGCAATTGATCAATCCTCATGCAAAGTGGGATTATCTTGCAGGGAAACACGCGGCAGAAGACTGGACGGCCATCGCGGTGATTCCCGAAGAATCCGAAGGCTGGAAAACTGGCAAACCCGGCTTCGGTTACGGCGACGGCGATGACGTCACCGAATTGAAAAAGATGAAAGACTCGTACACGGTCGTTTACGCAAGGATGGAGTTCGAACTAGCCCCCGGAGACAAAGAGAAAATAGCCGAGCTAGGCCTAGCGATCGCTTACGACGATGGCTTTATCGCTTACATCAACGGAGAGGAAGTGCTACGTGTTGGTGTGAAAGATGGACGAGGCGCGAATGCTGGCGACGTCAAAAGCCACGAAGCCGATGGGTACGAATACTTTCCATTACCAGACGCTACAAAGTTGCTCGTCGATGACGACAACATTCTCTCCGTCGAGGGACACAACGTCAGTCTCGGCAGCAGCGACTTTACGCTCGATCCCTATTTGTTGGCGGTACCGAAAAAGTTGAACGCACGCTAA
- a CDS encoding tetratricopeptide repeat protein yields MPRYRLYIASLAVLVAASTSLAHDGPHDVIARLSEKISVQGPTADLLFRRACEYRALRDYQSAKNDLRHALRLDPTSEFTQIELIRLQLAGGESTDLLPQVDALLDSRDTAVRTAGHAIRGEIFLAQQQWQAAIAEFDIALKNHRSEIQWYLWRAEAQRKSGQTELQIHDLRRAYEFTASPVLQAALCDALIADADRNLAQKDERASASRAEAFAMIEQKLRDSRLKSAWRIRKAEVLLLSDDHAAANRELDKAIAELDARLATPHPDPMLVQDRLKAMHLMH; encoded by the coding sequence ATGCCACGTTACCGCCTGTACATCGCGTCGCTGGCCGTCTTGGTCGCGGCATCCACGTCGCTGGCTCACGACGGTCCCCATGACGTTATCGCCAGGCTGAGCGAAAAAATATCGGTTCAGGGTCCCACTGCGGATCTGCTGTTTCGTCGGGCATGCGAATATCGCGCGCTGCGAGATTACCAATCGGCGAAAAACGACCTGCGTCACGCACTGCGGCTTGATCCGACGTCGGAGTTTACGCAAATTGAATTGATTCGGCTGCAATTGGCTGGGGGCGAATCTACCGACTTATTACCTCAAGTCGACGCATTGCTTGACAGTCGTGACACTGCAGTACGCACCGCGGGGCATGCGATTCGTGGTGAGATTTTCCTTGCGCAGCAGCAATGGCAAGCCGCCATCGCGGAGTTTGACATCGCGTTGAAGAACCACCGCAGCGAAATCCAATGGTATCTGTGGCGTGCCGAGGCCCAACGGAAATCCGGCCAGACCGAACTGCAAATTCACGATCTACGCCGCGCCTATGAATTCACCGCTAGCCCCGTACTTCAGGCCGCACTATGCGATGCGTTAATCGCCGATGCTGACCGAAACTTGGCTCAAAAGGATGAACGTGCATCCGCGTCGCGAGCGGAAGCTTTCGCAATGATCGAACAAAAGCTGCGTGACTCCCGCCTCAAAAGCGCCTGGCGAATTCGTAAAGCGGAAGTGCTGTTGCTGTCAGATGATCATGCGGCCGCGAATCGCGAACTGGACAAGGCGATTGCAGAACTAGATGCAAGACTAGCGACACCGCACCCCGATCCGATGTTGGTTCAAGACCGCCTAAAGGCGATGCATTTGATGCACTAG
- a CDS encoding PQQ-binding-like beta-propeller repeat protein, translating into MAESPDWNQWRGPARDGQLSGAVWPDALQDRLELIWEQPHSASYSGPVVSGDLVFTTETIEKETERVTAHRLDSGEVAWDAEWPGSMSVPFFAASNGDWIRSTPACTDSHLVVLGMRDVLVCLDPKSGDQLWRVDFPAEMGTSLPAFGAVCSPLIDGDAVYVQTGGALVKLSLADGKLIWKALENAAGMMSSGAFSSPTIATIAEKRQLVVQTREELCGVDRETGNVMWKQPIEAFRGMNILTPLVIGDRIFTSAHSGRAELFEIRRTPEGNWQVDEVWMQKSQAYMSSPILIGDSIYMHLKNQRLSSLSALDGAIHWTSTPFGKYWSMVSNGDKILALDNGGELLLIQSSKSELEILDRIKVAENSWAHLAVQGDRLIVRDLKSLKVYQWK; encoded by the coding sequence GTGGCTGAATCACCTGACTGGAATCAATGGCGTGGGCCTGCACGAGATGGACAGTTGTCGGGTGCCGTTTGGCCCGACGCACTGCAGGACCGACTGGAACTTATCTGGGAACAGCCGCACTCGGCCAGTTACAGCGGGCCTGTAGTCAGCGGTGATCTGGTTTTCACGACAGAGACGATCGAAAAGGAAACAGAACGCGTGACCGCTCACCGATTGGATTCGGGGGAGGTTGCCTGGGACGCCGAGTGGCCCGGGTCGATGTCTGTTCCTTTTTTTGCTGCCTCCAACGGTGACTGGATTCGTTCAACACCCGCCTGTACGGATAGTCATCTGGTGGTTCTCGGAATGCGAGACGTTCTGGTTTGTCTAGATCCGAAGTCGGGCGATCAGCTTTGGCGTGTCGACTTTCCGGCGGAAATGGGGACGTCTCTACCGGCTTTCGGAGCCGTTTGTTCGCCGCTGATCGATGGCGATGCGGTTTACGTGCAAACGGGCGGAGCCCTAGTGAAGTTGTCGTTGGCGGATGGCAAATTGATCTGGAAAGCTTTGGAGAATGCGGCGGGCATGATGAGCAGCGGAGCGTTTTCGAGTCCCACGATCGCGACGATTGCAGAGAAACGCCAGTTGGTTGTTCAGACACGTGAAGAGTTGTGCGGCGTTGACCGTGAAACGGGCAACGTCATGTGGAAGCAACCGATCGAAGCGTTCCGTGGAATGAACATTCTGACCCCGCTGGTGATTGGGGACCGGATCTTTACATCGGCGCACAGCGGCAGGGCCGAACTATTTGAAATTAGGCGGACGCCTGAGGGCAATTGGCAGGTCGATGAAGTCTGGATGCAAAAGTCGCAGGCATACATGTCGTCTCCCATTTTGATCGGGGATTCGATCTACATGCACCTGAAAAATCAGCGACTCTCTTCGCTCTCGGCACTCGACGGGGCCATCCATTGGACCAGCACTCCGTTCGGAAAGTACTGGAGCATGGTCAGCAATGGAGACAAGATTCTGGCATTAGACAATGGAGGTGAATTGCTATTGATCCAGTCGTCCAAATCGGAATTGGAGATTCTCGACCGAATCAAAGTAGCCGAAAATTCGTGGGCGCACCTAGCAGTGCAGGGGGACCGTTTGATCGTCCGCGATTTGAAGTCGCTAAAGGTGTATCAGTGGAAGTGA
- a CDS encoding FN3 domain-containing metallophosphoesterase family protein, which produces MRSVFTLFLITFIPQIAMSAEITRVWLTHQTNDPSKIVVNWMTDEPGDSVVRFGLTTNYSETVRIDEATLLHHVEIPLKHRDTTYHYSVSTGDQASKDAAFKSYPSDVLRVAVVADWQGKPDLSAIVKEDVHLLLTAGDNIARIWQMCGEGQKDCVKPYAALIDAYPELFRTTPFMPALGNHDREIRPRGSKPPAEPVYDVDATAFRRFFQLPDDEWKWHFDVPEFDLRFVALDFNHISDFGSTWQTCHAFDENSEQFRWYKKVMTPPARFVVTLYNERNASVRNQAQKQWHDLFRKGTCCITGFGYFAERAEVDGFSYYNTSLSGKGNQYPDPQSTFLAGEDSYLLLTVKRGGNMTVEMKSLTNTILDRQVYE; this is translated from the coding sequence ATGCGATCTGTCTTCACACTTTTCCTAATCACGTTCATTCCGCAGATTGCCATGTCGGCGGAAATTACTCGTGTTTGGTTAACCCATCAGACGAACGACCCTAGTAAAATTGTCGTGAACTGGATGACCGACGAACCGGGGGATTCGGTTGTTCGCTTCGGCTTGACAACGAATTACAGCGAGACGGTGAGAATTGACGAAGCGACGCTCCTGCATCACGTTGAGATTCCGCTAAAGCACCGCGACACGACCTACCATTACTCCGTTAGCACTGGAGACCAAGCGTCAAAGGACGCCGCATTCAAGTCCTACCCATCCGATGTACTGCGAGTGGCCGTGGTCGCCGACTGGCAAGGGAAGCCGGACCTTTCGGCGATCGTGAAAGAGGACGTGCATCTGCTGCTGACGGCCGGGGACAACATCGCTCGCATTTGGCAAATGTGCGGCGAAGGGCAGAAAGACTGCGTAAAACCCTATGCAGCATTGATCGACGCCTACCCGGAACTATTCCGCACCACGCCGTTCATGCCGGCCCTGGGAAATCATGACCGAGAAATTCGACCTCGAGGGAGCAAACCGCCTGCAGAGCCCGTCTACGACGTGGACGCCACAGCCTTCCGGCGATTCTTTCAGCTTCCCGATGACGAATGGAAGTGGCACTTCGATGTGCCTGAGTTCGATCTGCGATTCGTAGCCCTTGATTTCAATCACATCTCCGACTTCGGTTCAACGTGGCAGACCTGCCATGCGTTCGACGAGAATTCAGAGCAGTTCCGCTGGTATAAAAAAGTGATGACGCCGCCCGCTCGCTTTGTCGTGACGCTCTACAACGAACGGAACGCGAGCGTCCGCAACCAAGCTCAGAAACAATGGCATGACCTATTCCGAAAAGGGACCTGCTGTATCACTGGTTTCGGATATTTCGCCGAACGAGCCGAAGTGGATGGTTTCTCTTACTACAACACTTCCCTGAGCGGGAAAGGGAATCAGTACCCCGATCCCCAGTCCACGTTTCTAGCTGGCGAAGACAGCTACCTTTTGCTGACCGTCAAACGTGGCGGAAATATGACGGTCGAGATGAAGAGCCTAACAAACACGATCCTTGATCGACAGGTTTACGAGTGA